Below is a genomic region from Prunus persica cultivar Lovell chromosome G3, Prunus_persica_NCBIv2, whole genome shotgun sequence.
ttcttgtaccGATGGAATCAGACGCAGAAGACACCAAGTCCCAAATGacccaaaacccatcaacGCCACAAACCCACAggcacaagaagaagaagaagaaaatcccAACAGTCCAAGCCACAATCCAAGTCGTCCCAGACATCCCAGAGAAAACCCCTCCTTTGGTAGGCTATTTCCCATGTAGCTTCGACCCCACCAAGAGCCCATACTCCAATTCAACCGATGTTGGGTTGTTTAGGGACAGCAAAAAACCTAGAAGACTTCAGATTGTGGTGACCCCAAATGGGACCAATGTTGATTTTGTTGGCACTAACTATACTGGTGAGGCCACGACTGGGCAGAGCTGCAATTTTGCACTTGGGGTTCTTGATAAGGCCACCCAGACTTTGAAGATTTTGCCCGTTGCTTCTAACAAGGTAAGTTGGGACTATAAGTTTTTGTTGGGTTGGTTTAGAAGTTGTTAAAGTGATGCAGTGAGTATAAAGGACATGTAAAGtttacattttttgttttgtttggggTTTCATTGCTGAGAACAGAAACTATAATATTTTAGTGACTTGTGAACTTTTTCTTCAGTGGTGTTGGTTTTGTTGTCATTGTGATTTGGATTTAGACTTGGAGAACTAAGTTAGGAGCCTTCTAAAAATGTTATGTACACCAAGTATATCCTTATTCTATATGCTTATATGAATGTATGTGTTATCTCACAGTACACTTTGGTACAAGGAATTTAAGGTGAGTCTGTGTGTTCATCATTGCTTCTGCTTTGCAAGGAATGCTTATAAGCTTACTTGGGACGTgaattttcagatatttagATTACAACCAATGGTTAGAGGCTATAACTACTCTGCTAAGGAGCCTGAAAGTTCAGTGAAGGAACAACTTACTGGAGAAGAGAAGGCCGAGAAGCAAATGGAGCTCCAGAGTCGCTATGGAACGAAGAAGGCAATTAGGGAGGTAAGAAcctactttttttcttcttttttttgagtttttaagtAAGGTTCACAAGCATTTTCCACAATCACAGCCACCTTGTTTGAGTGTCTCTGTTcgtaatttatataaatttagcCAGGTAAAGGGGAAAAATTATACAGTGAGTCAGCGACCAATCTACTTGTTTTGAAGAacatatgaaaattttagaataAGTATGGGTTTTGCTGCATATGTCCGagcacttttctttttgtactaAATCCCCACATCACTGGTTGTTTTCTCTATAGCTTCTTTGAAATGTTATATGCCAGTATTGAGTTTTAAACACAAAAATATCAAGGgttgaagaaaattgaaaaagaagttCACATAATGACTAGAAACCATTTTGTCGCTATAATGTTGGTGATGGGACCTTTCTCAATAATCCATtccttttatcaaaaattgaaactcttgatgcataaattttattaaaggaCAGCTAGGGCTATGTGTGGTTAAAGATACTTGCAATTTACTACTGAGACTATATGGGAATTTCTGTACAATACTATATCAAGCTGAACGCAATTGAGATTTTTGAGAAGCATTAGCGTGTTAATCTGAATTTTCTATGACAATGCAGAGCAAAAAACTGCGCTCCTTGAAGCAAGAAGACGGTCCTGAATCTCAAAAGGATTTGGATGCCAAAATCAAACTCATTGTGCCAAACAAGGAGGCTCTAGAAAGTACTGAAAGCCAAATCTCTCGCCATATCCCACCATTTAATGAATCTGCCACCACTCCCCAAGAAGCATATTCACTGGACAAGATCATCCTCACAGGAGAGTGGGATCTACTTGGAGATATTTATGAGCATTTTCAAGGTGGAGCAGAAGTTTCATGGGATGCTTTCCCAAGATTTGTTTGCCACAGAATCCATAAATTGCAGGATATTGAGGTAAGAATGCAGAAATGCCTTCTTTTGTCTGAAACATATTAGTGAAAATCTCATCTGATGGCCATTAAACTACTATAGAATACTTCTAAATATTTTGATGTGGTTGTGCATATATGCATATAAGGCCGATCCTCTTTTCTGTTTCTATAAGAGCATGCTGAATTAAAAAGCCAACCTTTTCCAGTTGATTGCAGTTTTcagggaaaacaaaaaggaaaggataAAATGGAAACTGTTATATTGCACAAACTGTTAATTTTCAACTTTAGAGTTTCTTCCTTTAACTCCAAAATGGCTGGTACTACTTTTCTGCATTATAAACACTAACACAGACATATGCTATGTTTCTTGGGCTGCTTTAATGTTGTGGCTAAGGGTTAATACTGCAGACTTTAGTTTTTGTATTTCATCCTTTGATGTTTTCCTGTACATATCGTTATCTAACAACTGCATTTGTGGAACCTTCTAGTTCAATCTAGTATGCTTTTGCTCCCCCTTTTATctattcaatttcatggtGAAGAAAACAGAATAATCGACATTCTTATGTTGTCCATCTTTTTAGGTTGACGAGGAGAAGTTTAAGCTTTCTTGCATATTCTCATACATTACGCATCTTATAAAGTTCAAAGATCAGCATTCCATGGATGGTATTTCCTCGTCCAGGACCCACAGGATCCCAAACCTTCTATTCCATAAGTTTTCAACTATGTTTCCTACGGAGTCAAAGGGCCTATCAAATGAGAAAACTAATCTCCTCATTAGTTATGTCTTGGTGCTTACTCTTTTCGTGGATGAATTCGAGACAGATTTAACAGATATAGCAAAGGATCTGAGAATGAGCGCAATAGCTTTGAGAAAGCATTATGAGAACCTTGGTTGCAAGCTCGTACGCAAAAGAAACGTAATGTTTGCTACCCTTCCAGTCCCTCTACAATTTCCACAATTGCGGCAGAGGCGGCAGAAGCGCAATAGatgaatgctttgtttattctttGGATTGTTTGACAGCATATGGAAAGAATTTGGGCTCTTTCTACAGGCATATAAAGTGAGATTTAGATGCAGATTCACAAAAGTGCcttaagttttttgttttgtttctattgcacgatttttaattttactgTGCTTGTGTGGCAGAGTAATGTTATAAAGTTTGaccaatttttaaattttatcatGACGACCTTTTTATCACATTTTTATAGATGAATTTGTAGACCACATCTCTGTACAGATGAATtcacttcaacaaaaattgaTGCGCTTAAAAAAACCGACATTCATAAATCGCTCCTCGTTTCTTTACGTCTCATGGAGTAACTGACTCAACGAGTTGGCGTCATCATTCAGAAAAAGGGTGAGGATGCGTAAACCTGCAAAACTGTTGCACATTTTCTCTAGATGTTATATAAAAAGAGGGTAAGTTCTCTATCCATCTAAACCAGAAGAAAGCACATTTTCATGTAAGCAGTAGCTAGAACATTAagcatacccaaaaaaatagaaaaagcacATAGGGCATTGCATTACAGTTTCTACAGTAGTAGAGATAGTACATACAGGTTTCTATACTTGTACACAAATTGAGCCCACAAGAAAATCGAATGGGCCGTGCTCTCTATATTTATCAGCATATGCCAGAAAAATAGGCGGAAAACCGAAAAATGAGTCGGATAATAAGGACATAGCCGAAACCACAGAATGCGGGTGAGAACATTCCTCCTCATTTTAGGATTTACTCTTGAACTTTCTTTGAGCTTTCAAGTCCACCACAATCACAGATATGTTGTCCCTGCTTCCCTTTTGGAGGGCAAGCGTTGAAAGGTAGGCAGCCGCTTCCTGAGCTGCTGGATCAACTCCTGCACCCCTCTCTGCAAGAGCTGTAACTCCGTTCTTTTTGTGCCAGAGCAGAATGCGCCGTCGAGCCACTTCACAAACTTCCTCGTTTGTCATGACATCCCATAGACCATCACTAGCCAAAATAAGGCATTCATCATCTCTAGCTCGAGGGACATTCATCACTTCTGGTTCTGGAATTATCCACGGTTTCAGATACCTATCCCCTGCGGGATGAGAAAAAAGAGTAAAGGATGTTCAATTCGTTATGGGAAATACAATCATAATGTTCTTTTATGTCTCTTTTCGtttgaaaaaaatacacaagaaAAGTCTAGAGTATCAGGGTAAGTCTAGAGTCTCTGGACGTACCAATGGACCTCGACATTGCaagaactccaaaaacacgATGTCCATTCCACTGTATCACCTTGCCACCAGCTGCCTCAATCCTTGCATATTCATCTTCTCTGTTTGGCTGGgaacaataacaaaagaataaaaaataaaaagatgaaagaGAGACTGGTTTCTGCAACTGCAAAGACAGAACTTTTTCTCTTAACATGTAAAAAGTAAACCAAAAACACATGCTTACTTTATGGTCAACTGATAACGCTATGGCTTGTTTGCCACGACATAGAACTGCTCTTGAATCACCACAGTTTGCAACTATAATATGGGATGAACAGACTAATGCAACCACAGCAGTAGACCCAACAGTTTCTGGAGCAATAGGTTCAAAGCTAGCCTCGGAAGCATTTCCATCACTTTTGATGATGTTTCCGCTAACTTTTCCTTCAATCTCATCATCAACCCTCTGAAAACAATTAGTGAATGCTTTCTCCCACTGCACCTGCTGACTTTCTCCCAAAGTTCCATCACTCAAATCGTCTTTAATGACTCCAAGCTCTTCAGCCAAAGCCAAATGGAGCCGCTCACTACAATAGTTAGCAACCTGCAA
It encodes:
- the LOC18783495 gene encoding DNA-directed RNA polymerase I subunit rpa49, with the translated sequence MESDAEDTKSQMTQNPSTPQTHRHKKKKKKIPTVQATIQVVPDIPEKTPPLVGYFPCSFDPTKSPYSNSTDVGLFRDSKKPRRLQIVVTPNGTNVDFVGTNYTGEATTGQSCNFALGVLDKATQTLKILPVASNKIFRLQPMVRGYNYSAKEPESSVKEQLTGEEKAEKQMELQSRYGTKKAIRESKKLRSLKQEDGPESQKDLDAKIKLIVPNKEALESTESQISRHIPPFNESATTPQEAYSLDKIILTGEWDLLGDIYEHFQGGAEVSWDAFPRFVCHRIHKLQDIEVDEEKFKLSCIFSYITHLIKFKDQHSMDGISSSRTHRIPNLLFHKFSTMFPTESKGLSNEKTNLLISYVLVLTLFVDEFETDLTDIAKDLRMSAIALRKHYENLGCKLVRKRNVMFATLPVPLQFPQLRQRRQKRNR